The Ricinus communis isolate WT05 ecotype wild-type chromosome 8, ASM1957865v1, whole genome shotgun sequence sequence CTTGGATATGattttgaaaacaaattagacttcaattaattaataccaTATTCCTGATTTCTAAATGCCAAAAgtcttaaatatttaatatttaaatgaaaatgggGCATGCTAGTATGGTATTGATAGTGGATATTGAGTGTGGTAGTAattggtatagaaaaatataagacgatttttttataaatgtggttgaactttttaaattaatttaaacataaaataaatatataattcattataataaaattatgatctTTTTTTCatctatttagaaaaaaagtatttaCTTTAGcgcaaataataaattgagaaaagaaaaaaagaaatttattccATTCATACACTAAAATCTATAATCGCCACATTGTATTCCAATTATGTTgttctattttaataaaatcaactagatgtttcttatttctttttctttctctcttcaataaaataaaatcgaaCTTTGAATTTCTACAACTATAttcaaaagaggaaaaaatatataaatacaaatccAATCATGatattagataatttttttttgtaaattctagttatattttgacaaatattatttatatatttatcgcTTCTTGAATTGAAATTGTCTGATcgttatttataaaaatataaaaaatatatagattaaaattttaaaattgacgGGAGAAATATGAGAGatctataaaaaaagagaaaaaagctaaacaaatgaaataaaaaggaattaaAAAAGAGAACGGATTTGAATGTAAACTtgttgaaaaagaatttcagaTGTTAATAATTAGTAGCATATTCTTGATTGTTGGATGTCAAATATTCTAggtatataatttttgaatgaaAAAGTGGTGCATGTGTTGTTGGTTTTGGTGGTGGGACTAAGCATGATGATgattaatatagaaaatatgagacaatttttttttattttttttaaaatataaaaagataatatttattcattacaacaaaaaaaaagttaatttgtTATTCATTCAATTGAGAAAGAGTATTTAATTAAGCTCAAATTACAAGTTGCAGGCTCATTTTGTTGAAGAAAACAtcatttttttacctttttttgaTATTGCAACAAATTTAAGGATCAAAATGAcccttcttttcatttttcaatttctcatGGAAAATCATGGATATAATCTAATACTTTATTAAGTGGGGTTTAGCCAAAAAAGTTGGACAGTTTTTCTGTTAGTTTGTTTGGTGATGGTAGTTTTCTTAAtcatattttagaattttatttgtttggcTGAAATATCTAAGTTTGTAATAATTGAATATTGGGTTATTTTTGAggtctaaataatttatattttattttttaatttcttaaaattgacATATCAAAAAGTCTTTTCTTCTCTACTGAATCATTAATTTGTACTTTTATGCATCATAATAAACACaacttaagaaaaagaattaatcttttttagatctaacatcaataatttatcctttttttctttccctgaATTGGGTATTATTTTTGTagcaaatataataaaactgttatcttttttgttctataatttattaacttctaaagaatatataaaaattagtactGAGAGAACATGGGAAAACAATATTAACaatagtaaaattcttctatTGGTGTCCACTTATAAAGttatttcataataatatttggtTAAGCTCACTGATttcacatatttattattattattaattattatttttgtgttagGTGAAATGCTATTTTCTCCAATATCAAACGAGAAAGACATGGTTGAAGTGCACGCGCCATGGGAAAGGAGTGGAGGGGGGGAACATGGTTCTGtgggaaaaatgaaaaaagaacaaagggTTGATGAGACTTGAGAGTATAAAGGAGTGGACTGCTGGGTCTCTGAGTCACTGAGTCCTAACAACTAACAACACGCCCATGATAGTTGCTGCCAAAGTTCTCAGGCCCCAACTTTTTACATTGACAgctcctttctctctctaatttCTTGGgttttaatctttattaatGATCCTGTCTTTTGCTTTCGGATATCTCTAAAATTCAACTGAACAAACAAATTCAGAAAAGGAACTAAAATATTACCCTATAAAAATTGGTCCAGTCTTTTGGACCATTTTAGaccatataataataataagaataattatattttagataaagTTAATgggtttttagatattttctAGAGGCTATGATAGATATGCtttaatgggttgtttttatcttattgtttttgttgataCCCAAGCTCACAAAAAAAggtttttaaagataaaaatagatGAATTTTTGTGTTGTTTGTTTGCATTGAATGAAAACTCCCCTTTTGTCTTGGTTGGATTAGGACCAAAGTGTACATTGGTTAACTTTTGTTggtaattctttaattaaccGGTGGATCATTAGTATGTTTTCATATTTAGtatgtaatataatttatctaataattaaattatagtgTCTGAATTAGTACTCCAATGTCACATATTTCAGAATTTAAGTTCATAAACAAAGTTAATTACCTTTAATAggtttaattaagaaaaaagagggAAAAAGAGATAAAGCTAAGGCAAATGAAAGAGAGCTATTGAGAAGAGAGAGTGAAGAGGGTGGGGGAGAGTGTGGGTTATGTACTGTCTTAGCTTGTCCCCTCCACCCAACACACactatctctctctcttcttaaCAGCCCAAGTCCAAAAGCCACCACCACattggcttttttttttttttttccttccttttttataggttgccttttgtttttctgtGCTTCCTATGCAATTGTCTATGTCTGCTACTTCTGCTCCCTCTTCTCAGTACCTGCAAATGGGGGAAGAATCATACTTTGaatttcttgttattatttgatacccttttcttttcttttttatttttaagcttTGAGTTGGGTATCCTTTCTAAAAACATGACcttcttgttgttttctattCATATTCTTGCACTACTCTCTTGTATTAAGCTTTATTATAGGTACCCTCCAAACTAAAATATGAGTTTCTTGCCATGATTTGACCTCGTTCTCAAATTTTCTATGGTTTTCCCTTAGCTCTTTTGgtacccttttcttttcccactTGATTACTCTCCTACTACTGCTGCccctacttttctttttcaattttcttgatCTTTTTGGAGGGGTTGGTTAGTGGTTATGTTGCTGTACTTGTAATCTTAAGCCTATAGTACTAAGGATAACAACATTTTGTTAGGTGTTCATGGAAATTGATCTGAACCATGCAGTGACTGAGGTGGAGAAGAATAACAATGCATTTTATACTAACAATGGGGATTCTAGTTCCTCTTCATGTTCTTCTAATTCATCTCAGTCTCCTGTTACTTCTTCAATTTACTTGGAGCTTTGGCATGCTTGTGCTGGTCCTCTCACCTCACTTCCCAAGAAAGGGAATGTGGTTGTTTACTTCCCTCAAGGCCACCTGGAACAAGTTGCtccttcttctcctttctcTCCTATGGAAATGCCTACCTTCGATCTCCAACCACAAATCTTTTGCAAAGTTGTAAATGTACAACTCCTTGTAAGTAGTAAAGATGGGTTTTTTCCGCTATAATTCTCCTTGCAAGATCATAACTTCCATCTCGTTTTCTAACTTATTCTaatttgcttcttctttttgacTTTTCTAACTTTACTCTTTTTAAACAGGCTAATAAGGAGAATGATGAGGTCTACACTCAACTTGCTTTGCTTCCTCAACCAGAGGTATCATCTTAATTGATATCATTTCTCATTTCCTTCTTCATCTTGGTCTATTTTGCAATTATAATTTGTATTGCACAAGGAAATTCGCATTCTTTTTTAGGAGTTAGCACTTTGTACTCGTAGTTCTCAAtgagtttatttcttttattaattcatttcCTCTTTAAACTATAGTCGTTCTCTTAACAGGTAGCTCAAAGTtccaattttgaaatttatgatGTCATTTTTTTGAGAATTCTGTAGTTGGTAGGCCCAAATTTAGAGGTAAAGGAGCTCGAAGAGTTAGGTGTCGATGAAGAGGGTGGAGGTGGATTACCAGCAAAATCAACCCCTCATATGTTTTGCAAAACACTCACAGCTTCTGATACTAGTACCCATGGAGGGTTCTCTGTTCCCCGTAGAGCTGCTGAAGACTGTTTCCCTCCTCTGGTATGATTTTTAATGACTTCAGTTGCTTTACTGTTACTTATATACTAATTTGGTAATTCTTGTTAAGAGTTTGTTGTGAATGTGGTGATATTTCTTTGTTTGTAGGATTACAAACAGCAGAGGCCCTCTCAAGAGCTTGTGGCCAAAGACCTGCATGGAGTAGAGTGGAGGTTTCGGCATATTTATAGAGGTGTCAATCTTAACTGAATGGAGGATTGGattttaattgaaagaaatagtgATGGTGTTAATACTTACTGCTTTTTAGGTCAACCAAGAAGGCATCTGCTTACTACTGGGTGGAgtatttttgtgagtcaaaagaATCTTGTTTCAGGGGACGCAGTGCTATTTCTGAGGTATGCTTAGAGCATATGCTTCTAAAGAACATGCTCTTCCACTTGTTTGAAGTTAAGGCAAAATCCatcttttaatttagtaattaaccTATTAGGAAAAGAATCATTATAAGGAAATGGATTATTCGCTCAGGAAAGCTAGAAACTTGATAAATGCAAGCACTGCTGGTAGGAAGCAAAGAGATTTGAGTTggtatgaaaatgaaaaataggaAATATTCCCAGTGTTATGCAAGCAGATCATTTGATGTACAAATGTCAATCAACTGTTCGCACCCTGTGGTTGGTTAAAACTCATAATCTGTTTTCTACTGGTCTTTGTAGGGGTGAAGATGGAGAGCTGAGATTGGGAATTAGAAGAGCTGTTCGGCCCAGAAATGGTCTTCCTGATTCAGTTATTGGCAAGCAAAATTCGTATCCCAGTGTTCTTTCTGTGGTGGCTAATGCAATATCCACCAAGAGCATGTTTAATGTTTTGTACAGTCCAAGGTATATAACTACTGTCAGAAATCGGATCtgatattatgattaattTCTAGTCTTATGTTACTGTTAATGCTATTAAATCAGATAATATAAGTAGTTCAGTGGGATTTAACAACTAAGCAAAATGTGTTGTAGATAGGAAGCTGGTAATGGTATCGGTATAGCTAATTGAAGCTAGTTCCAAATTGGTGGGGTAAAAAGGCTTGTGCCATGAAAATGACTATGGTACCATCCCCGCCTGAAACTTCTATGTTAGAAATGGCTCCTTGCTATGGACACTATTTCTTGATTTGGGCTTCTTGAGATGCCTTCAGTTTTCTTTTAGCGTAGTTTagcaaataatatttttattatatcttatTGTTATAGACTACAATATGTTGGTTCAGGCTTactaaataccaatttttatCTCATACCTAGATGAATATGTGGTCCTATTTTAAACTGAGTTTTCTAGTCTAGGCAATAAGGGCCTCTGTGTATATGTTCTGAAATAAACTTATTGCTTGATAAAATCTTAGGAGAATGACCTGATTTACATACTATTGTTTCTTATTGGAGAGTTATCATGCTCTGTTGAACTACTAATGAAGTTTTGGTTACTTATTTCATGGTTTTTGACTGCTAAGTAAAGTATCAATCTTCGGTTACTCATTTCATGGTTTTTGGAGCTTGTTAGCAGGCCAAGATGGTCTGTGAAATGAGAGATCCTAAAATTGGCcctaaatataaagtagttGAGAGATGAAAGAAACTAGGGAACCATGCTGGATTTGTTAAGTGCAGTAGAGTTGAATATATGTTGAAAgtcgtattaaaaaatgtaaggTGGGCTTTGAAGATTATACTGGGCCTaacaaaatgatttaaatgagGGTAGAGGTTATTTCACTCTAAGTGGTGAAATAGTGACTTTAAGCCACAACTGCCTATGAGACTGGAATCAGAAAAATTGTTCCTGTAAATATCACTTCTGCTGTAAATAGTGTCCCTGAACAGACATGTGAAGTTTCTGCTTTAAGAATTATGTTATTGTACAATAACATTTCTAGCTGGTTCAAATATCAGCCAGTAATAACAGTATAACCCTAAATTAAGTGAATAGAAATTACCTGAATGGTCACTATTGAGCATGAAAAACTTACGTCAAATGCAATATTTTGGGATAAAAAATAGATTCATTATAAAACAAGCATAGGTGTTGGACAGATAGGACACAGCTGATCTAAGCATGGCCTCTCTGAGACCATTAAGAATGTAACGATAGTAAATTCTATTAGAAGAATGTTGGGATCTACTACCTAATTAACAATTAGCAGTAGTATAGCTGTTCTTCAGTCTCATAAACACTAAGCTGCATAGTAGTTATGTGTTCTGATATTTGTTAAGCTTCCTTCTATTGTTCTCATATCGCTTGTGCCCATTAGAGTGCTATCGCTTATACAAGCAGCCAAAACTTGGCTAATTGTTGACACAACTTCTGCTGGGTCATTGAATACACTAGTTTTAGAAACAGTTGCAAAGGAAATGCCGATGGAAGTCTAATGTATGAATACTGACAAAAATGTAACACATGGATTCGAGTGCAGAATCGctcatatatgtatatatagtaTGTATTACAATTTTGAAGTagacaaaataattatgtcttactctttttaacaattttaggTTCTTGGCTAGTCGGTAGGATCTATAGTGCATTTCAGACTCAAACTGAGAATTTCTGAAAAagttcaaataatatttttgtatgCGGCATAATCTAACAGCTGTAACGTTCATGGATCttccaaatgaatatattttctttctgtttggTTATTGTAAATCTAAtgcctttttaaaaaaatctggCATTTACCTGGTGGAATTTAACATTTTCTGGAACTGCTGAAATGCAGGGCTAGTCATGCAGACTTTGTTGTACCTTACAAAAAGTACATGAAGAGCATCATGAATCCAGTGTGCATTGGGACAAGATTCAAGATGAGATTTGAAATGGATGACTCACCAGAGAGAAGGTCTTTTATGATCTAACATGGCAAAACACATTCATGTTCTTGGAAAGATTATattctgagaaaacaatggTGTTTGTACCTTGTTGCAGGTGCAGTGGTGTTGTCACGGGAATAAGTGACTTGAATCCTTATAGATGGCCTAACTCCAAGTGGAGATGCTTAATGGTACATTTCTTAATCTTGCTTTTACCTATCATGGAAGGTTACTCTTTTTGGATGATTATGTTTGTGCATACCTTGAACATGACTCCTTGCGAGTTTcttgtaaattaatttataacaaCCTCTTGCAAACTGTAAGATGATCACACCACTTTGAACTCTAGTAATTACTAGTTCTTTTTATAGAGCGACATGGGACTTAATTTGACAGAACATTCTGCAAACATAGCATTGTTTTCATGGAATCAACTGTTAGATAATCATCAATGACAAACTTCTGCATTGTTTACTATAAAAGTTGTGAAACTGTGCAAGGTGCTAATATCTTAGCTCATCAAATGACATCTTTGATATGGGGATAGAACTATTACAAAACTTCACATATTTCTGCGCTTTTGCAGTGTAATCAGAGAGGGTGTCAAACTTGTACTTTTTTAGTGATCTTCATGCGACTTAGTTAATGTAGACATTCTTGACATGACATTAACAGGTGAGGTGGGATGAAGATATTGGCAATGATCATCAAGAACGAGTTTCTCCGTGGGAGATTGATCCTTCTGTTTCACTACCACCTTTGAGCATTCAGTCTTCACCAAGGCTGAAGAAACTGCGGACTAGTCTGCAGGCAACCCTACCTGATAACCCCATAACTGGTGCAAATCTTTCATTGAGAGCTACTTTTGTCTGTCTTAAAAAAATGACGAGGTCTAAATCctcattattctttttgcaGGAGGGGGTGGGTTTTTAGACTTTGAGGAGTCAGGAAGATCCTCTAAGGTCTTGCAAGGTCAAGAAAATGTAGGTTTTGTGTCACCCTTGTATGGTTGTGACACAATGAACCGCCCACCGGATTTTGAGATGCGATCCCCAGTGCATCAAAATCTTGTGTCAACTGGAAGAGAAAAGGCTAATATTGGCGAGATAACGAGGACTCGCCCCACTACATATACAGGCTTTGCGGAAACTGATAGGTTTCCGAAGGTCTTGCAAGGTCAAGAAATATGTCCACTGAGATCACTGACTAGTAAAGGTGATTTTAACCTGGGTGCTTGGGTTAAACGCAATGTTGGATGTGGTTCTTTCAACATGTATCAAGCACCCAGACGCAACTTCTACCCACTAGGGCCAGAAAGCCTTCAAAACGTGTATTTTCCTTATGGTGATGTATACAAAACTGGCCAAGATGCTAGAATGCGCTCTTATGCGACTAACTTCCCAAGAGAAAATTTCCAATTTGGTGCACCTTCTATCCAGGCTGGTGTTAGTAGAGATGAAGTTGGAAAGCCAAATCAACTGAGTGATCTTAAGACTCAGGAACCTGGTTCTGCTTCACCTGCTTTAGGGGTAAATCTAAGAAGCCAAAAGGACAACTCTTTTGGTGGGACTTCTAGTGGATGTAAGCTGTTTGGATTCTCTCTGACTGCAGAATCACCAAATCCAAACTCGCAAAACTCTGGTAAGCGGAGTTGTACAAAGGTAAGCTACATAAGAAGCATAGCTAGAGGTTGATTTGCTTTTTTGACTTTGTACCTTATTTGTAGTTGCATGAATCTATTGAAGGTTCACAAGCAAGGCAGCTTGGTTGGAAGAGCTATTGATCTATCAAGACTGAATGGCTACAGTGACCTGTTAAGTGAACTTGAGAGATTATTTAGCATGGAAGGTCTTCTGCAAGATCCTAACAAAGGATGGCGCATCTTGTATACTGACAGTGAGAATGATGTAATGGTTGTTGGTGATGACCCGTGGCAGTAAGTGTCCCTATAATGAAACCAACCTTCTTATATCTGCTATCCAGTTCTTTCATAATGATGCATGTGTAATATGcctcatttattttatatcaaaagaaaatgtgcATCTGGCAAAAAAAGTGTGCATGTGGCATCTTTCTTGGATGCTCACACATTGGACCCCTAATTTTGTCACAACCTACTCTAGAGAAGTtttgttagaaaaaaatacttaGATACACAAAACTAAATGGCCAGTGCAGGGTTCACCATCTGAACAAATAGTGAAGCTTTTAGATCATCAGCAACTGTATTTTGCatgtattttataaaattgcaTTTGTCGAAAAGTCAATAAAGAATGCATGATTCTTAGATACACAATAGCTCAATTAGTGATCTTTAAGAATAATCAATAGACCCTGTGAATTTTTTGCTAAATGACCCTCACTGTGATTCTTTCTAATGACAGTGAGTTCTGTAACGTGGTATCCAAGATCCACATATATACCCAAGAAGAAGTGGAGAAGATGACCATTGGAGTGATTGGTGATGATACTCAAAGCTGCTTGGATCAAGCACATGTTGTAATGGAAGCATCAAAGTCTTCATCAGTGGGCCAGCCAGACTCTTCTCCACAGTAATAATAGTTTGAATTTACGTATTTGGTTTCAATATTGTGCTTGCTGTATGCAACTACTTGTCAAAACATAAACCTAGTTGTGTATCTTTTTCAGTTGAGTTCTAAGTTTAATGATTGTCTTGTCTTTATCAGTAGAACATACTACGCACAGGTGCGTATTGTGGCCTTGAGAGAATGGTAACTGAAGTTTGTTGAACTGTTTAAAGTCAGTGCTTTCATGTTGTCAACTGTATGTATCAATATAACTGGTAGTGTTATTATAATAGATTAGACTCAAACCATGATAGACGGGTTTAGGAGCATTGCATTGGATCAGAAGAATGTATTTTGTTTTCCGAAAACCAGAAACATAGTCGAATGATGCTAAATATTATTTGACAATTGTGCCATTTTCGCTCTGTCAAAACCAAGATATGAATGTGTACATATTTGTGAAGTCCATTAGAAGTAAAACTCAGGGCTGAGTTTATGCAGCTGCCGGTAGCTTCCCTCACTTTTTTTTCTCAACAGCAAGTAGCCATTCCGATCCCACAATTCCACCCATATTCAACCAAGCGACTTGCATTTGAGCTCTTTATTTGCAGTTCCAGGTTTTAGCCAGGCTATAGTATCTCAATGTGCTTTTTCTGTTCCTAATCTCTATAATAAAGTTGGTTATGCAAGATTTGGTGCTACGTAGACAACTGCAGTTAGGTGCTGCGATCTATCTATTATTGTGTGGATTTAACCACGTTGGATGACAGAAGGCATTGATAAAAATTCAACAACCAAATTCTGCAAGTTTTACATGTAATAGCATAATTATAGAATCAATAGTACTGATACTTGCAAAGCGCAACAGATttgatagaaaagaaaaggtctCTTCTAATGCATAAAGGACTGTCATCCTATAAAACGTTCAATGAGTTCAAGCTATTCTACTTCTACATCTTTATGAGGCTTGGAGTTTGAAAAACTTCATGGTACATGAAACATAAAACAAGAACTTTCTtcctttaataataaaatggtgAAGGATTGTGTATATCTGTATGATCTTTCCTTGAGCTGCAACAGAATTTTACATTTCAGAATGAATAAAAAGAGTTATTTACTTGACTGCTGTGGCATGCCCCGGACAGCAGATGAGCATAACCTCTTTCTCACTACTTAAAAAGTTCGCGACCGATTATCATCCTTCTGATCTCACTAGTCCCTGCCCCAATTTCATATAGTTTGGCATCTCGAAGAAGACGACCAGTTGGGTACTCATTTACATACCCATTGCCGCCTAAACATTGTATAGCCTGCAAAGTTGAGTATGGATATATTAATAATCTGACAACATACAGCttgtaaattattaacacaTTGCTGAATCTATCATCTAGTGCTTTTGCTGCTACATCCAGGTTAAGATATGAAGCAAAGAAGCAGGATTAGTCAATTCACAGAAAAAACATTTCAGGAATATACCACAAGGACAATAATAAAGCAGCTTTGGTTATATAACAAGATCCTGGACAGAAGAGGATATGAAGAGAACTTGAATAGCTATGCATGAAAATATCAGTTGTTTGATACGGCtagaaaatttatttccaTATTTCCCTAGTCATTTCTTGACAGCAAAAAGAAGGAGCGAGAGGGAAGAGAAGAGTAAGAATGAAAACAAATTCCTGTGATATATAAACAGAACAAGAAAGAAGCAGTTTGATGCTCTTTCACCTGCAAAGCAACTTGGGTTGCCCTTTCAGCTGCACAGAGTATGACTCCAGCACAATCCTGAACAAATATATACAcccaaaataattatatatggtTAATACTAGCGTTTTATACAGATAAACAGAAAGGCAATAAACAATCCGGCATCAATGCAATCAGGTCGGcagaaaagaagacaaaatcTGGCTGTACAAGTGATTAAGGAGCACCATCACCTTTGGGTCAACTTTCCCTCTGTCACAGTCTCTTGCAACAGAATATACATATGACctggaaaaagaagaataaacaGCTTCCTTAACAAAACACAAAGAATAGAGCATTTTGTTAATAGAGCCTTATACCTTGAAGATTGTATAGAAGTGTACATGTCAGCTACCTTCCCCTGTAATTTCAGAAATATTAGTGTTGTAAGGTCTAGAATGCCAGACAAACATCAACTAGTACCTTGTGTCAATGATGGTATAGAACCTGTATAAACTGAAATTCCCCAATTGGACGGCCAAACTGTTCTCTTTGACGAATATAAGGAAGAACAACATCAAGACATGCCTGCATGATACCCAGAGGTCCAGCAGACAAAACAAGCCTCTCCAAATCAAGCCCTGACATCATGACATAGACTCCTGCAAAGACAATTTCTAATACTTAGCAACAAAATAGAGGAGGTACAACCGACAAATACAGTATTATGCAAGCACAATAGGTAGAGATTCCTGAATAGTAATAGCAGCTTTTCCAAGCATATAAATGAACTCAAAAAATCCTCTTCATTGGGAGCGTTATGGGACTACCACGAAAGGTTGGAAgtgcttaaaaaaaaaaattaatcattttaaaattactcaaGAGAGTGAATACTATAAACGGCTGCAACTTCAGTAGTTGCATAGGATATAAATGAGATATTTAGATGAAGCATCTTACATACATCTACTGAAAGAATATAAgcttaaagaaagaaaaaaaaaaaaaaccttttcTTTCCTGCCCAAGGACATTTTCGTCTGGAACAAAGCAATTCTCAAAGACAAGCTCGCATCTGTTCAGACCATCGTTCGTGTTAGAAAGAGGCAAAAGGATGGGTTAATGGACTACATATATGGAACTTTGCTCAAGAGGGTTGTCAGCATACGTATCACTTCCCCGCATACCAAGTTTGTCTAGTTTCTGGGCAGTACTAAATCTGCATTCACCAGAAAGAAAGAACGTTCAGGCCAAGACAAATTCTACTTTGTATTTCTTCAACAAGCAAAGTATTTCTGCCTTCATACACAAAATCAAAATTCCCAACATGTTCCACATAATCACAGTTCAGGTACACTAAtgcttaaagaaaaaattgaaatcaaattttaaaggTAGCCTTGAAGTTGGGAAATCCACTGTCAAGGCCCAAAAAGATCACCAACTTTGTCTGGACAGCTATAACCTAATGATGAAAAATTCCATCACTAGaactattttttatcttttaaaaatagatcTATGGCCTGCCTCATTCatcagaaaatgaaaattgataAAGTACCCAGGCATTCCTTTCTCAATGATAAATGCTGTGATTCCTTTTGAGCCAGCCTTGACATCAGTTTTTGCATAAATTACCTGTAAGCAACACTACATGTCACTTTCacccagaaaagaaaaaaagagacgAGAAATAACTACATAATATGAAACATGATACAGATAAGCACAGCCAAATTAA is a genomic window containing:
- the LOC8286026 gene encoding isovaleryl-CoA dehydrogenase, mitochondrial, whose protein sequence is MQKVFGLRSLCSSTLKQQTRRASFSTSLLFDDTQLQFKESVSQFAQENIAPHASKIDQTNNFPKEVNLWKLMGDFNLHGITAPEEYGGLGLGYLYHCIAMEEISRASGSVALSYGAHSNLCINQLVRNGSPAQKQKYLPKLISGEHVGALAMSEPNAGSDVVSMKCKADCVDGGYILNGNKMWCTNGPVAQTLVIYAKTDVKAGSKGITAFIIEKGMPGFSTAQKLDKLGMRGSDTCELVFENCFVPDENVLGQERKGVYVMMSGLDLERLVLSAGPLGIMQACLDVVLPYIRQREQFGRPIGEFQFIQGKVADMYTSIQSSRSYVYSVARDCDRGKVDPKDCAGVILCAAERATQVALQAIQCLGGNGYVNEYPTGRLLRDAKLYEIGAGTSEIRRMIIGRELFK
- the LOC8286027 gene encoding auxin response factor 4 isoform X2, translated to MEIDLNHAVTEVEKNNNAFYTNNGDSSSSSCSSNSSQSPVTSSIYLELWHACAGPLTSLPKKGNVVVYFPQGHLEQVAPSSPFSPMEMPTFDLQPQIFCKVVNVQLLANKENDEVYTQLALLPQPELVGPNLEVKELEELGVDEEGGGGLPAKSTPHMFCKTLTASDTSTHGGFSVPRRAAEDCFPPLDYKQQRPSQELVAKDLHGVEWRFRHIYRGQPRRHLLTTGWSIFVSQKNLVSGDAVLFLRGEDGELRLGIRRAVRPRNGLPDSVIGKQNSYPSVLSVVANAISTKSMFNVLYSPRASHADFVVPYKKYMKSIMNPVCIGTRFKMRFEMDDSPERRCSGVVTGISDLNPYRWPNSKWRCLMVRWDEDIGNDHQERVSPWEIDPSVSLPPLSIQSSPRLKKLRTSLQATLPDNPITGGGGFLDFEESGRSSKVLQGQENVGFVSPLYGCDTMNRPPDFEMRSPVHQNLVSTGREKANIGEITRTRPTTYTGFAETDRFPKVLQGQEICPLRSLTSKGDFNLGAWVKRNVGCGSFNMYQAPRRNFYPLGPESLQNVYFPYGDVYKTGQDARMRSYATNFPRENFQFGAPSIQAGVSRDEVGKPNQLSDLKTQEPGSASPALGVNLRSQKDNSFGGTSSGCKLFGFSLTAESPNPNSQNSVA
- the LOC8286027 gene encoding auxin response factor 4 isoform X1, with translation MEIDLNHAVTEVEKNNNAFYTNNGDSSSSSCSSNSSQSPVTSSIYLELWHACAGPLTSLPKKGNVVVYFPQGHLEQVAPSSPFSPMEMPTFDLQPQIFCKVVNVQLLANKENDEVYTQLALLPQPELVGPNLEVKELEELGVDEEGGGGLPAKSTPHMFCKTLTASDTSTHGGFSVPRRAAEDCFPPLDYKQQRPSQELVAKDLHGVEWRFRHIYRGQPRRHLLTTGWSIFVSQKNLVSGDAVLFLRGEDGELRLGIRRAVRPRNGLPDSVIGKQNSYPSVLSVVANAISTKSMFNVLYSPRASHADFVVPYKKYMKSIMNPVCIGTRFKMRFEMDDSPERRCSGVVTGISDLNPYRWPNSKWRCLMVRWDEDIGNDHQERVSPWEIDPSVSLPPLSIQSSPRLKKLRTSLQATLPDNPITGGGGFLDFEESGRSSKVLQGQENVGFVSPLYGCDTMNRPPDFEMRSPVHQNLVSTGREKANIGEITRTRPTTYTGFAETDRFPKVLQGQEICPLRSLTSKGDFNLGAWVKRNVGCGSFNMYQAPRRNFYPLGPESLQNVYFPYGDVYKTGQDARMRSYATNFPRENFQFGAPSIQAGVSRDEVGKPNQLSDLKTQEPGSASPALGVNLRSQKDNSFGGTSSGCKLFGFSLTAESPNPNSQNSGKRSCTKVHKQGSLVGRAIDLSRLNGYSDLLSELERLFSMEGLLQDPNKGWRILYTDSENDVMVVGDDPWHEFCNVVSKIHIYTQEEVEKMTIGVIGDDTQSCLDQAHVVMEASKSSSVGQPDSSPQ